In Roseibium salinum, a single genomic region encodes these proteins:
- a CDS encoding sulfite exporter TauE/SafE family protein yields MWDLAEPVLLIAVAAYFVGGILKGAMGFGLPILGIPVMTVTHSLPMALSVAILPTMVTNIAQLWSFRQHRDQPFLRGFLSFGAVGLCLGAVALSRINDAYVEIALGAMVLSYLATRLRSKRIAAVARPDLAPGFGFLAGLVHGATGLSGLVGPPYMHSLHLPRPAFVFAAGSMFALFSLMQAPVLGALGLLQPQALGISMLVLPMAFLGLWIGGKAGTRMQSQTFSRAVLVVLGITAVLPIINGLRALAGA; encoded by the coding sequence ATGTGGGATCTGGCCGAACCGGTGCTGTTGATTGCGGTTGCCGCATATTTCGTGGGCGGCATCCTCAAGGGCGCAATGGGGTTCGGCCTGCCCATTCTGGGTATTCCGGTGATGACAGTCACCCATTCGTTGCCCATGGCCTTGTCGGTGGCCATCCTGCCCACGATGGTTACCAATATCGCGCAGCTTTGGTCCTTCCGACAGCATCGGGACCAGCCGTTTTTGCGCGGGTTTCTGAGCTTTGGCGCGGTCGGGCTTTGCCTGGGCGCGGTGGCACTGTCACGCATCAACGACGCTTATGTGGAAATCGCCTTGGGGGCGATGGTGCTAAGCTACCTGGCCACCCGCCTGCGCTCGAAACGCATCGCCGCGGTGGCCCGTCCTGACCTCGCGCCTGGCTTCGGGTTCCTGGCCGGGCTGGTGCATGGGGCCACGGGCCTGTCCGGGCTGGTGGGGCCGCCCTACATGCATTCGCTTCACCTGCCGCGCCCGGCATTTGTCTTTGCCGCCGGATCAATGTTCGCCCTGTTCTCCCTGATGCAAGCGCCGGTTCTGGGCGCATTGGGGCTGTTGCAGCCACAGGCACTGGGGATCAGCATGCTCGTTCTGCCCATGGCCTTCCTCGGCCTGTGGATTGGCGGCAAGGCCGGAACGCGCATGCAGTCGCAAACCTTTTCGCGTGCGGTTCTGGTGGTGCTAGGTATCACCGCCGTCCTACCCATCATCAATGGCCTACGTGCCTTGGCCGGGGCCTAG
- a CDS encoding glutathione S-transferase family protein has product MLTLYHANHSTCSQKVRLCLAEKGLEWDGRLVNLATNEHLQPEYLAINPNGVVPTLVHDGRIIMDSGVICEYLDEVFPTPPLLPADPVERARVRAWIRFLDEVPTAAVRVPSFNMAFLPRFDGLDDAAFQKEQADIRPLRKHFYEKMGRKGFDDQEVDNAMERLGAAIKRMEAGLADKPWLSGASIGLADLIAAPLMDRLDDLGFAAMWQDGSPRVTGWFDRLRSRPAYATAFYPKSRLSEFLPIGPLRRQATPG; this is encoded by the coding sequence ATGCTGACACTGTACCATGCCAACCATTCGACCTGCAGCCAGAAGGTGCGCCTTTGCCTGGCCGAAAAGGGCCTGGAATGGGACGGGCGGCTGGTCAATCTGGCCACCAATGAACACCTGCAGCCCGAATATCTGGCCATAAACCCCAACGGAGTGGTGCCAACCCTGGTGCATGACGGCCGCATCATCATGGATTCGGGTGTAATTTGCGAATACCTGGACGAGGTTTTTCCCACACCGCCCCTGCTGCCCGCCGACCCTGTCGAGCGGGCCCGAGTGCGCGCCTGGATACGCTTTCTGGACGAAGTGCCGACAGCCGCCGTGCGCGTGCCTTCATTCAACATGGCCTTTCTGCCCCGGTTTGACGGGCTGGACGACGCGGCCTTTCAGAAGGAACAAGCAGACATCCGCCCCTTGCGAAAGCACTTTTATGAAAAGATGGGCCGCAAGGGATTTGATGATCAAGAGGTCGACAACGCCATGGAACGGCTTGGCGCGGCCATCAAGCGTATGGAAGCGGGCCTGGCCGACAAGCCCTGGCTGTCGGGTGCGAGCATCGGGCTGGCCGATCTGATCGCTGCTCCGTTGATGGACCGGCTGGACGATCTGGGCTTTGCTGCGATGTGGCAAGACGGGTCGCCGCGCGTGACCGGCTGGTTCGACCGCCTGAGGAGTCGCCCCGCCTATGCAACCGCGTTCTATCCGAAATCGCGCCTGTCCGAGTTTCTACCCATCGGTCCCCTGCGCCGCCAGGCCACCCCCGGCTGA
- a CDS encoding GntR family transcriptional regulator — MDAHRSLTSLAHYKIREMVLSGELMPGTRIQIDALRKKLDMGASPVREALSILSSEQLVIRNEQRGFWAPEISAEDFAVLLDTRCRIETMAFADAIAHGGPAWEERIVLLQYRLGALDRQADAKGWEIAHREFHTALIAACPSVYMLNFCSQLYDLAVRYRNVAKLAAYPKRQITDEHAAISAAALARDSEKAVALLADHYRTTGQFVYQTLSNRERPATAHSAG, encoded by the coding sequence ATGGACGCCCACCGCTCGCTAACTTCTTTAGCTCATTACAAAATCCGCGAAATGGTGCTGTCGGGTGAATTGATGCCCGGAACCCGCATCCAGATCGATGCCTTGCGCAAGAAGCTCGACATGGGGGCCAGCCCGGTGCGCGAGGCGTTGAGCATTCTGTCGTCCGAACAACTGGTCATCCGCAACGAACAGCGCGGGTTCTGGGCCCCCGAAATCAGCGCCGAGGATTTCGCGGTGTTGCTGGATACCCGCTGTCGGATCGAAACCATGGCCTTTGCCGATGCCATTGCCCATGGCGGTCCCGCGTGGGAAGAACGGATCGTCTTGCTGCAATATCGCTTGGGCGCATTGGACCGTCAGGCCGACGCAAAGGGATGGGAGATTGCGCATCGCGAGTTTCACACGGCGCTGATTGCGGCCTGTCCGTCTGTCTATATGCTGAACTTCTGTTCCCAGCTTTACGATCTGGCGGTGCGCTATCGCAATGTGGCGAAGTTGGCGGCGTATCCCAAACGCCAGATCACGGATGAACATGCCGCCATATCGGCGGCGGCCTTGGCCCGTGATTCCGAAAAGGCGGTAGCGTTGCTGGCCGATCATTATCGCACAACAGGCCAATTCGTGTATCAGACGCTGTCAAACCGGGAACGCCCCGCCACCGCGCATTCGGCGGGTTGA
- a CDS encoding fumarylacetoacetate hydrolase family protein: MKLLTGTRAGDATPSVFSVSGDTATLLSENAGDLSALIADIAEGGALPQPAAGAVTVPVADITPALPVARPGKIVCLGLNYAEHAREGGYEVPDYPAMFLRAATSMIPANAPMILPLASQTFDYETELMVVIGKGGRHISEAEALNHVFGYTTFNDGSVREYQRKTHQWTAGKNFDGTGALGPVVVTPDEVPAGAHGLAISTRLNGRVLQNSNTSDMIFPVARTIAIVSEIMTLEPGDMIAFGTPPGVGHARKPQVWMKAGDVVEVEIESIGICRNPIIAEADLGAQGAAAE, from the coding sequence ATGAAGCTGTTGACCGGAACCCGTGCAGGGGATGCAACGCCATCCGTTTTCAGTGTTTCGGGTGACACTGCAACCTTGCTGAGCGAGAATGCGGGCGACCTGTCCGCTCTGATCGCGGATATTGCGGAGGGCGGCGCGCTGCCCCAGCCCGCGGCCGGTGCCGTCACTGTGCCAGTAGCGGATATTACGCCCGCCTTGCCCGTGGCGCGGCCGGGCAAGATCGTTTGCCTTGGATTGAACTATGCCGAACATGCCCGCGAAGGCGGGTATGAGGTGCCCGACTATCCCGCCATGTTCCTGCGCGCGGCCACATCCATGATCCCGGCAAACGCCCCGATGATCCTGCCGCTGGCCTCGCAGACCTTCGACTATGAGACCGAGCTGATGGTTGTCATCGGTAAGGGCGGGCGCCATATTTCAGAAGCGGAAGCGCTGAACCACGTCTTTGGCTATACCACCTTCAATGACGGGTCGGTGCGCGAATACCAGCGCAAGACCCATCAATGGACGGCAGGCAAGAACTTTGACGGCACCGGCGCACTGGGTCCCGTTGTCGTCACACCTGACGAAGTGCCTGCCGGCGCGCATGGGCTGGCCATCAGCACCCGCCTGAACGGTCGGGTTTTGCAGAACAGCAATACCTCGGACATGATCTTCCCTGTGGCGCGCACGATTGCGATCGTTTCGGAAATCATGACGCTGGAACCCGGCGACATGATCGCTTTTGGTACGCCTCCCGGCGTGGGCCATGCCCGCAAGCCGCAAGTGTGGATGAAGGCGGGCGATGTGGTCGAGGTCGAGATCGAAAGCATCGGCATTTGCCGCAATCCCATTATCGCCGAGGCCGATCTTGGTGCCCAGGGGGCGGCCGCAGAATGA